A stretch of the Kushneria konosiri genome encodes the following:
- the nuoL gene encoding NADH-quinone oxidoreductase subunit L — translation MNILFLTPLFPLLGALVLAFNPRLPNRLVGLVGVGSIGLSALVMVWLNVAFYSGDGHGVTQTLWQWVAVEDFRMAFSLYLDGLSLTMISVITGVGFLIHLFASWYMREDLEGGPGFARFFAYMNLFVFSMLLLVLGDNLFLLYLGWEGVGLCSYLLIGYYYQSEYNAWCAFKAFIVTRIGDVFLAIGMFLLFAQFGTLNIQELLRLAPEAWGRGDPMAELAALMLLGGAVGKSAQLPLQTWLADAMAGPTPVSALIHAATMVTAGVYLIARTHVIFELAPMTLELVGLIGMVTLLVAGFAALAQTDIKRVLAYSTMSQIGYMFLALGVQAWDVAIFHLMIHAFFKALLFLTSGSVIIACHHEQNIFKMGGLRRTLKLPYACFLVGGAALSALPLISAGFYSKDEILWLAFDHGHTWLWLGALVGAFLTSVYTFRMIFIVFHGREQIHPHAGRGLAHHVPLIVLAVLSTFIGAMIHPPLENVLPAGPEGLYGHNVKLMLEVLAAIVAIVGVGIAAGLFLGRRRLVSSLTKTDEGHRLWRFFNSAFAFDWLYDKIAVKPFLFIARLHRRDWVNSLMNLWPGLAMMFNGLLSDTQSGRLRWYAAVMTAGAIAVLLLLLLL, via the coding sequence ATGAATATACTTTTCCTGACACCCTTGTTCCCGCTGCTGGGCGCGCTTGTCCTGGCATTCAATCCGCGGCTGCCGAACCGCTTGGTCGGCCTTGTGGGGGTAGGCTCGATCGGGCTGTCGGCACTGGTCATGGTCTGGCTCAACGTGGCCTTTTACAGTGGCGATGGTCATGGTGTGACCCAGACGCTCTGGCAGTGGGTCGCGGTGGAAGACTTCCGGATGGCCTTTTCGCTGTACCTGGATGGTCTGTCGCTGACCATGATCAGCGTCATCACCGGCGTTGGCTTTCTGATTCACCTGTTCGCGTCCTGGTATATGCGTGAGGATCTTGAAGGCGGCCCGGGCTTTGCGCGCTTTTTTGCCTACATGAACCTGTTCGTGTTCAGCATGCTGCTGCTGGTGCTGGGCGATAATCTCTTTCTGCTCTATCTGGGCTGGGAAGGTGTGGGGCTGTGCAGCTATCTGCTGATCGGCTACTACTACCAGAGCGAATACAACGCCTGGTGCGCCTTCAAGGCCTTCATCGTGACCCGCATCGGGGACGTGTTTCTGGCCATCGGCATGTTTTTGCTGTTTGCCCAGTTCGGCACGCTCAACATTCAGGAGCTTCTGCGCCTGGCGCCCGAGGCCTGGGGTCGAGGGGACCCGATGGCGGAGCTGGCTGCCCTGATGCTGCTGGGCGGCGCGGTCGGCAAGTCGGCGCAGCTGCCGCTGCAAACCTGGCTTGCCGATGCGATGGCCGGTCCCACACCGGTGTCGGCGCTGATTCACGCCGCGACCATGGTGACCGCCGGGGTCTACCTGATTGCACGGACGCACGTCATCTTCGAGCTGGCCCCCATGACGCTCGAGCTGGTCGGCCTGATCGGTATGGTGACGCTGCTGGTGGCCGGGTTTGCGGCACTGGCACAGACCGATATCAAGCGCGTACTGGCCTATTCCACCATGAGTCAGATCGGTTACATGTTTCTGGCGCTGGGTGTTCAGGCCTGGGATGTAGCGATCTTTCACCTGATGATTCACGCCTTTTTCAAGGCACTGCTCTTCCTCACTTCGGGGTCGGTCATCATTGCCTGCCACCACGAGCAGAACATCTTCAAGATGGGTGGTCTGCGCAGGACGCTCAAACTGCCCTATGCCTGCTTTCTGGTGGGTGGCGCAGCGCTTTCGGCACTGCCGCTGATCTCGGCAGGGTTCTACTCCAAGGACGAGATCCTGTGGCTCGCCTTTGATCACGGCCATACCTGGCTTTGGCTCGGGGCGCTGGTCGGCGCTTTCCTGACCTCGGTTTATACCTTCCGCATGATCTTTATCGTGTTCCACGGTCGTGAGCAGATTCATCCGCACGCCGGTCGCGGGCTGGCACACCACGTGCCGCTGATCGTGCTGGCGGTGCTGTCTACCTTTATCGGGGCAATGATTCATCCGCCGCTTGAAAACGTGCTGCCGGCAGGCCCGGAGGGACTCTATGGCCATAACGTGAAACTAATGCTCGAAGTGCTGGCTGCGATCGTGGCGATCGTGGGCGTGGGTATCGCAGCAGGACTGTTCCTTGGTCGTCGCAGGTTGGTGAGTTCGTTGACAAAAACGGACGAAGGCCATCGGCTATGGCGCTTTTTCAACAGTGCCTTCGCCTTTGACTGGCTCTACGACAAGATCGCAGTCAAGCCGTTTCTGTTCATTGCACGGCTGCATCGGCGTGACTGGGTCAACAGCCTGATGAACCTCTGGCCGGGGTTGGCCATGATGTTCAACGGACTTTTGTCCGACACCCAGAGTGGACGGCTGCGCTGGTACGCCGCCGTCATGACCGCTGGCGCGATCGCCGTACTGTTGCTTCTGCTGCTGCTATGA
- the nuoF gene encoding NADH-quinone oxidoreductase subunit NuoF: protein MTSHLFSTSTNGETHPLTYRLREDRGYVDLAEFQQKDGYEALRITLRDLSPHDLIDNMKTANLRGRGGGGFSAGVKWSLTARGEGHPRGYIVCNADEMEPGTFKDRMLMEEIPHLLIEGMILAGYANNARMGYIFLRGEYVLAAERIERALVEAREAGILGPKVCDSDFDFDIFLHTGAGRYICGEETALINSLEGRRANPRSKPPFPGQSGAWGKPTVVNNVETLCNVPAIALHGGEWYQALSGGRSDDGGTKIFGVSGRVKRPGLVELPMGVTGAELLEMAGGMRDGLELKTWLPGGGSTGFLLPEHLELPLEFDAIGKAGSRLGTGLMTVVAHNQSVVSLTRNLEEFFARESCGWCTPCRDGLPWSVKLLRAIERGEGEEGDIDMLVSLAHDIGPGKTFCAHAPGAAMPLETAIEHFRHEFEAGIRHQRREAHAEPIPVGSV from the coding sequence ATGACCAGTCATCTCTTTTCTACCAGCACCAATGGCGAAACCCATCCACTGACCTATCGTCTGCGCGAGGATCGTGGCTATGTGGATCTGGCCGAGTTTCAACAAAAGGACGGTTATGAGGCCCTGCGCATCACGCTTCGGGATCTCTCGCCGCATGATCTAATAGACAACATGAAGACCGCCAACCTGCGCGGTCGTGGCGGCGGCGGTTTCTCCGCCGGCGTCAAATGGAGCCTGACCGCACGCGGTGAGGGCCATCCTCGCGGCTACATCGTCTGCAACGCCGACGAAATGGAGCCGGGCACCTTCAAGGACCGCATGCTGATGGAGGAGATTCCCCATCTGCTGATTGAGGGCATGATCCTTGCCGGCTATGCCAACAACGCGCGCATGGGTTACATCTTTCTGCGTGGTGAATACGTACTGGCCGCCGAGCGGATCGAGCGGGCGCTTGTTGAGGCCCGCGAGGCCGGTATTCTGGGGCCGAAGGTGTGCGACAGCGACTTTGACTTCGACATCTTTTTGCACACCGGCGCCGGACGCTACATCTGCGGCGAAGAGACCGCCCTGATCAATTCGCTGGAAGGCCGCCGCGCCAACCCGCGCTCCAAACCGCCCTTTCCGGGGCAGAGCGGTGCCTGGGGCAAGCCCACCGTGGTCAATAATGTCGAGACGCTGTGCAACGTGCCGGCCATCGCCCTGCACGGCGGCGAATGGTACCAGGCGCTGTCCGGCGGTCGCAGCGACGATGGTGGCACCAAGATCTTTGGCGTGTCCGGTCGCGTGAAGCGTCCCGGACTGGTCGAATTGCCGATGGGCGTGACCGGCGCCGAGTTGCTGGAGATGGCCGGCGGCATGCGTGATGGGCTCGAGCTCAAGACCTGGCTGCCCGGGGGCGGCAGTACCGGCTTTCTGCTGCCGGAGCATCTCGAGCTTCCGCTGGAATTTGACGCCATCGGCAAGGCCGGCAGCCGTCTGGGCACCGGGCTGATGACCGTGGTAGCCCACAATCAAAGTGTGGTGTCACTGACCCGCAACCTCGAAGAGTTTTTCGCCCGTGAATCCTGTGGCTGGTGCACGCCGTGTCGCGACGGTCTGCCCTGGAGCGTAAAGCTTCTGCGTGCCATCGAGCGCGGTGAGGGCGAAGAGGGCGACATCGACATGCTGGTCTCGCTGGCCCATGACATTGGCCCCGGCAAGACGTTTTGTGCCCACGCACCGGGTGCGGCGATGCCACTGGAAACCGCCATTGAGCATTTCAGACACGAGTTCGAAGCCGGCATTCGCCATCAAAGACGCGAAGCACACGCCGAGCCGATCCCGGTGGGATCGGTATAG
- the nuoG gene encoding NADH-quinone oxidoreductase subunit NuoG gives MATIHVDGKDYEVDGSDNLLHACLSLGLDIPYFCWHPALGSVGACRQCAVKQYKDADDERGMLVMSCMAPIKDDSYISIDDEEAKAFRASVVEWLMTNHPHDCPVCEEGGHCHLQDMTVMTGHDRRRYRFKKRTHKNQYLGPFIGHEMNRCITCYRCVRFYKDYAGGEDLGAFGAHENIYFGRTVDGTLENEFSGNLTEVCPTGVFTDRTHSEHYTRKWDMQFAPSICHQCSSGCNTSPGERYGEVRRIENRYNGDVNHYFLCDRGRFGYGYVNSTDRPQQPSLRVDDREPELLTVDSALDRTAERLKGSRRVIGIGSPRASLESNHLLREMVGAENFSTGIADRELECLELIQTLQREGQWHIPSMREIEDHDAVIVLGEDLIQSAARVALAVRQAANARGEDMAEANDIPAWNANAVNTLRQGRTRPVFIASLTETRLDDIARDTWHGAPEEIARLGHALAHALEASSPAVEGLDDTTLALIDTMTEALKGAERPLIISGTSLQSTAVLQAAANLAKALNTAGKTPSVSLVSGEANSTGLTMLGGHSLEWALDAMQDGEARADAAVILENDLYQRLASSTVDQALSALDTLVVLDHQRTPTLERAHMALPAATFAEGDGTLVSHEGRAQRFFQVYDPSYYRPNDLTHESWRWLHALHTTMEGRGVDWTQIDEVTADCTRVHPELAGIRDAAPSASFRIRGQKLARSPHRSSGRTAMRANLSVHEPRAPQDADSAFAFSMEGYSGYSEPRSQVAFAWAPGWNSPQAWNKFQDEVGGHLSAGDPGVRLFDQQRSERQNRDWFTAIPEAFEPRDDDWYVVSLPQLFGGEEMSARAEPIQERMSETFVVLAQEDADHLGVTPGETIYLQTSGHQLHLPVRISREMRSGLIGLPQLPGIPRGLAGEYATVTVEVSA, from the coding sequence ATGGCAACCATTCATGTAGACGGAAAGGACTACGAGGTCGACGGCAGTGACAATCTGCTGCACGCCTGCCTGTCGCTGGGCCTCGATATTCCCTATTTCTGCTGGCACCCGGCGCTGGGCAGCGTGGGTGCCTGCCGCCAGTGTGCGGTCAAGCAGTACAAGGATGCCGACGACGAGCGGGGCATGCTGGTCATGTCCTGCATGGCTCCGATCAAGGATGATTCCTACATCTCGATCGATGACGAAGAGGCAAAGGCCTTTCGCGCCAGCGTCGTCGAGTGGCTGATGACCAACCATCCGCATGACTGTCCGGTCTGTGAAGAGGGCGGCCACTGCCATCTGCAGGACATGACGGTCATGACCGGTCATGATCGTCGTCGCTATCGTTTCAAAAAGCGCACCCACAAAAATCAGTATCTTGGCCCCTTCATCGGCCATGAGATGAACCGCTGCATTACCTGCTACCGCTGCGTACGCTTTTACAAGGACTACGCCGGTGGCGAGGATCTTGGCGCCTTCGGGGCTCACGAAAACATCTACTTCGGTCGTACGGTCGACGGCACGCTGGAAAACGAGTTTTCCGGCAACCTGACCGAGGTCTGCCCGACCGGTGTCTTCACCGATCGCACCCACTCCGAGCACTACACACGCAAGTGGGACATGCAGTTTGCCCCCAGCATCTGTCACCAGTGCTCCAGCGGCTGCAACACCAGCCCGGGCGAGCGCTACGGCGAGGTGCGTCGGATCGAGAACCGCTATAACGGCGACGTGAACCACTACTTCCTGTGTGACCGTGGCCGCTTTGGCTACGGCTACGTCAACAGCACCGATCGTCCGCAACAGCCGAGTCTGCGCGTCGATGACCGGGAGCCGGAGCTTTTGACCGTCGACAGCGCGCTGGATCGCACGGCCGAGCGGCTGAAGGGCAGCCGGCGTGTGATCGGTATCGGTTCGCCGCGTGCCAGCCTTGAAAGCAATCATCTGCTTCGCGAAATGGTCGGCGCTGAGAACTTCTCGACCGGCATCGCAGATCGTGAACTCGAGTGTCTTGAGCTGATCCAGACGCTTCAGCGTGAGGGGCAGTGGCACATCCCGTCGATGCGCGAGATCGAGGATCACGACGCCGTCATCGTACTCGGCGAGGACCTGATCCAGAGCGCGGCGCGCGTGGCACTGGCGGTGCGCCAGGCGGCCAATGCCCGTGGCGAGGATATGGCCGAGGCCAACGACATTCCGGCGTGGAACGCCAACGCGGTCAATACCCTGCGCCAGGGCCGTACCCGACCGGTCTTTATTGCCTCTCTGACCGAGACGCGGCTCGATGACATTGCTCGTGACACCTGGCACGGCGCGCCGGAAGAGATTGCCCGGCTGGGGCATGCGCTGGCTCATGCCCTCGAGGCATCATCGCCGGCGGTCGAAGGCCTGGATGACACGACGCTGGCCCTGATCGATACCATGACCGAGGCGCTCAAGGGGGCCGAACGGCCGCTCATTATCTCGGGCACCAGTCTGCAAAGTACCGCCGTGCTGCAGGCGGCAGCAAATCTGGCAAAAGCGCTGAACACGGCAGGCAAGACGCCGTCGGTGTCGTTGGTCAGCGGTGAGGCCAACAGCACCGGTCTAACCATGCTGGGCGGTCATTCACTGGAGTGGGCGCTGGACGCCATGCAGGACGGGGAAGCCCGTGCAGACGCCGCCGTCATTCTGGAAAACGATCTCTATCAGCGACTGGCCAGCAGCACGGTCGATCAGGCGCTGAGCGCGCTGGACACACTGGTGGTGCTGGATCATCAGCGCACACCCACGCTGGAACGTGCCCATATGGCCCTGCCGGCGGCGACCTTCGCAGAAGGCGACGGCACGCTGGTGAGTCATGAAGGCCGTGCCCAGCGCTTTTTCCAGGTCTATGACCCGAGCTATTACCGCCCCAATGACCTCACCCACGAAAGCTGGCGATGGCTGCATGCGCTGCATACCACCATGGAAGGGCGCGGCGTCGACTGGACCCAGATTGATGAGGTCACAGCAGACTGTACACGGGTGCATCCGGAGCTTGCCGGTATTCGTGATGCTGCGCCCAGCGCGTCGTTTCGTATTCGCGGCCAGAAGCTGGCACGCTCGCCGCATCGCTCCAGCGGACGCACGGCCATGCGCGCCAACCTAAGCGTGCATGAGCCCCGTGCGCCGCAGGATGCTGACTCTGCCTTTGCCTTTTCGATGGAAGGCTACAGCGGTTACAGCGAACCCCGCTCTCAAGTCGCCTTTGCCTGGGCGCCAGGCTGGAATTCGCCGCAGGCCTGGAACAAGTTCCAGGACGAGGTGGGGGGGCACCTGAGCGCCGGTGATCCGGGCGTTCGACTCTTCGATCAACAGCGCAGCGAGCGACAGAATCGTGACTGGTTCACCGCGATTCCCGAGGCCTTCGAGCCGCGTGATGACGACTGGTACGTCGTCAGCCTGCCGCAGCTTTTTGGCGGCGAGGAGATGTCGGCACGTGCCGAGCCGATCCAGGAGCGCATGAGCGAAACCTTCGTGGTACTGGCACAGGAGGATGCTGACCATCTGGGCGTCACACCAGGTGAGACGATCTACCTGCAGACCTCCGGTCATCAGCTGCATCTGCCGGTACGCATCAGCCGCGAAATGCGATCCGGCCTGATCGGTCTGCCGCAGCTGCCCGGTATTCCCCGAGGACTGGCCGGTGAGTATGCCACCGTTACCGTGGAGGTCAGCGCATGA
- the nuoK gene encoding NADH-quinone oxidoreductase subunit NuoK has translation MNGIPLEHGMALAAILFLMGLTGLLVRRNLLFILMSLEIMMNSAGLAFVVAGMHWGQPDGQVMFIAIITLAAAEASIGLGFLIQLQRRFKTLDIDAASEMKG, from the coding sequence ATGAACGGCATTCCACTGGAACATGGCATGGCACTGGCCGCCATCCTCTTTCTGATGGGGCTTACCGGCCTTCTGGTCCGGCGCAATCTGCTGTTTATCCTGATGAGCCTCGAGATCATGATGAATTCGGCAGGTCTTGCCTTTGTCGTGGCCGGCATGCACTGGGGTCAGCCCGACGGGCAGGTCATGTTCATCGCCATCATTACGCTGGCAGCGGCCGAGGCCAGTATCGGACTGGGCTTTCTGATCCAGCTGCAGCGCCGGTTCAAAACGCTTGATATTGACGCAGCCAGCGAGATGAAAGGATGA
- the nuoJ gene encoding NADH-quinone oxidoreductase subunit J encodes MEIAFYLAALVAIVATFRVITHTNAVHALLYLIISLMAVAVVFYSLGAPFAAALEVIVYAGAIMVLFVFVVMMLNLGSQTADQERRWLAPRIWIGPSIMAATLLVILVFSFWHGGGIGTISGEELSAKEVGTQMFGPYLLAVELAAMLLLAALIAASHIGRNDEPRLERDMNEAEQRIPAGNDEGGQA; translated from the coding sequence GTGGAAATTGCTTTTTATCTGGCCGCACTGGTCGCCATCGTTGCCACCTTTCGCGTCATTACGCATACCAATGCCGTGCATGCGCTGTTGTATCTGATCATTTCGCTGATGGCAGTGGCGGTGGTGTTTTACAGCCTCGGGGCCCCCTTTGCCGCAGCGCTTGAGGTGATCGTCTATGCCGGCGCTATCATGGTGCTGTTTGTCTTTGTGGTCATGATGCTCAACCTGGGCAGTCAGACCGCCGATCAGGAGCGCCGCTGGCTGGCGCCACGCATCTGGATTGGCCCGTCGATCATGGCAGCGACACTTCTGGTGATTCTGGTGTTTTCTTTCTGGCACGGCGGTGGCATCGGCACGATCTCCGGGGAAGAGCTAAGCGCCAAGGAGGTCGGGACACAGATGTTTGGTCCCTATCTGCTGGCCGTGGAACTGGCAGCGATGCTGTTGCTGGCCGCGCTGATTGCAGCCTCCCATATCGGACGAAACGATGAGCCTCGGCTTGAACGCGACATGAACGAAGCCGAACAGCGTATACCGGCGGGCAACGATGAAGGGGGGCAGGCATGA
- the nuoH gene encoding NADH-quinone oxidoreductase subunit NuoH — MSWMSTDVLLAIAVGVLKSIVILLAAVLSGAFLTVVERRLLGLWQDRYGPNRVGVFGSGQLIADMIKIFFKEDWIPPFADRKLFVLAPAIAFASLLLSFLIIPITPTWGVADLNIGILFFFAMAGINVYAVLFGGYASANKYALIGAMRASAQTLSYEVFMGLSLMGIVVMTGSFNMRDIVNGQEGLWYIVPQFFGFLTFLIAGVAVTHRAPFDQPEAEQEIADGYHVEYSSMKFGMFFIGEYVGIVLVSALLTTLFMGGWHGPLLPPIVWFLLKTAFFVMLFILARAALPRPRYDRVMQFGWKFCLPLTLINLLVTGAVVLVTA, encoded by the coding sequence ATGAGCTGGATGAGTACCGATGTGCTGCTTGCCATCGCGGTGGGCGTACTGAAATCGATCGTGATCCTGCTGGCGGCCGTCTTGTCCGGCGCCTTCCTGACCGTGGTCGAGCGCCGGCTGCTGGGGCTCTGGCAGGACCGCTATGGCCCCAACCGGGTAGGCGTTTTTGGCTCGGGGCAACTGATTGCGGACATGATCAAGATCTTTTTCAAGGAAGACTGGATCCCGCCCTTTGCCGATCGAAAGCTTTTCGTGCTGGCGCCGGCGATCGCCTTTGCCTCGCTGCTGCTGTCGTTTCTGATCATTCCCATCACCCCGACCTGGGGGGTGGCGGATCTCAATATCGGCATCCTGTTCTTTTTCGCCATGGCCGGGATCAACGTCTATGCCGTGCTCTTTGGCGGCTACGCCAGTGCCAACAAGTACGCCCTGATCGGCGCCATGCGCGCCTCGGCCCAGACGCTTTCCTATGAGGTATTCATGGGGCTGTCGCTGATGGGGATTGTGGTCATGACGGGGTCGTTCAACATGCGCGACATCGTCAACGGTCAGGAAGGGCTCTGGTATATCGTGCCGCAGTTTTTCGGCTTTTTGACCTTCCTGATCGCAGGCGTTGCAGTGACACACCGTGCACCGTTTGACCAGCCCGAGGCCGAGCAGGAAATTGCCGACGGCTATCATGTCGAGTATTCAAGCATGAAGTTCGGCATGTTCTTTATCGGCGAATATGTGGGCATCGTGCTGGTGTCGGCACTTCTGACCACCCTGTTCATGGGGGGCTGGCATGGCCCGTTGTTGCCGCCGATCGTCTGGTTTCTGCTCAAGACGGCCTTTTTCGTCATGCTCTTCATTCTGGCGCGTGCGGCACTGCCTCGCCCCCGCTATGACCGGGTAATGCAGTTCGGATGGAAATTCTGTCTGCCACTGACGCTTATCAATCTTCTGGTGACCGGGGCAGTCGTCCTTGTGACGGCCTGA
- the nuoI gene encoding NADH-quinone oxidoreductase subunit NuoI, translating to MLHSIIKVVTGTGTQLRTGWMVFKHAFHKRETLNYPEEQPYLPPRYRGRIVLTRDPDGEERCVACNLCAVACPVGCISLQKGEKEDGRWYPEFFRINFSRCIFCGLCEEACPTSAIQLTPDFELGEYNRQELVFEKRDLLISGPGKDHNYNFYRVAGLSVAGKPKGAAQNEAEPVDVKTLLP from the coding sequence ATGCTGCATTCGATCATCAAGGTAGTGACCGGTACCGGAACGCAGCTGCGCACCGGCTGGATGGTGTTCAAGCATGCCTTCCACAAGCGTGAGACGCTGAACTATCCGGAAGAACAGCCGTATCTGCCGCCGCGCTATCGCGGGCGTATCGTGCTCACACGCGATCCGGATGGTGAAGAGCGCTGCGTGGCGTGCAATCTGTGCGCCGTGGCCTGTCCGGTCGGCTGTATATCGCTGCAAAAGGGTGAGAAGGAGGACGGGCGCTGGTACCCGGAATTCTTTCGCATCAATTTCTCTCGCTGCATCTTCTGTGGCCTGTGCGAAGAAGCCTGTCCTACCTCGGCCATCCAGCTGACGCCTGATTTCGAGCTGGGGGAGTACAACCGTCAGGAGCTGGTCTTTGAAAAGCGCGATCTGCTGATCTCGGGCCCGGGCAAGGATCATAACTATAATTTTTATCGTGTCGCAGGTCTGTCGGTGGCCGGCAAGCCAAAGGGCGCGGCGCAAAACGAGGCCGAGCCGGTCGACGTCAAAACGCTTCTGCCCTAG